AGCGTAAAACGGGCGTGGGTCCTTATCATTTTTTGAGAGAGACAGATCGGGCTTTCGATACGCTTAGTAATGATGGACTAGGTACTCCTATTAATCCGGTGGGCTTAATTGTCTCCTCCTTCCGTCCATCCGATGATGCTACTACTTTTCAATTTCTTATTCCTTCTAACTTTTTTGCTGTTTCTTCACTTAGAAAGGCTGCTGAGATATTGTCTACTGTAAATAATCGGAATGATTTGGCGAAAGAATGTACTGATCTAGCTCAGGAAGTAGAAATTGCATTGAAAAAGTATGCAACTTATGATCACCCCAAATATGGCACGATATATGCCTATGAAGTGGATGGTTTTGGTAATCATTTACTGATGGATGATGCCAATGTACCCAGTTTGTTGGCGATGCCTTATTTAGGTCTTGTAGATGTAAAGGATACAATATATCAAAACACACGTCGTTTTGTTTGGAGCAAAGATAATCCTTATTTCTTCAAAGGTGTTGCGGGTGAAGGTATAGGCGGTCCACACGTAGGTTATGATATGGTATGGCCAATGAGCATTATGATGAAGGCATTTACCAGTCAGGATGATGAAGAAATAAAAGCTTGCATCAAAATGTTGCTAGATACAGATGCAGGGACTGGATTTATTCATGAATCTTTTAATAAAGACGATGCTTCTAATTTTACTCGTCCTTGGTTTGCCTGGCAAAACACTTTATTTGGTGAGCTCATCTTAAAATTAATAAAGGAACATAAAGTTGATTTGCTCAATAGTATCGAATAAAATTTCTTTGTGAAATCATTTTCTGTTTCATCCCTATTAATAAACAAAGCCCTCAGGATTAACCTTTCCTGGGGGCTTTGTTTTAGTAAGTCTTTTAGTGTATTTATAAGCATAAAAATAGCATCTGGATAGCTGAAAAAATATTTTGTTTTATAGGGTGTGCTTTTTTAGACTTAATGTATTAAAGTTAATCATCCTTTTATCGTTAATTGTTTTACTCCCATATTTTAACTTTATGAGTTTTGCTTTACTATAGGCCTGTTTCTGTAATATAAATGTAGTAGTTAGTTCACATTATCTTATTCCTTTATGTATGACTTAAAGGTACTTTTGTGCGCTATTATTTAGCATTTTATGAATTCAATTAATTTAATTTATTTAACTATGTTGAAGAAGTTTTTTTGGGGTATTAGTCTCTTTCTGGCTTTTGCCATTATACCATCAAATGTTTGGTCTCAAAATGTCAATATTTCGGGAACCGTATCTGCTGATGGTTCGCCGTTAGTTGGGGTAACAGTTAAGGTAAAAGGAGTAACTCTTGGGACAATTACTGATGTGGATGGAAAATATACTTTGGCCGTTCCTAACTCTCAATCAATTATAACATATTCATTTATCGGATATAAGACAGAAGAGCGTGTAGCTAGTGCAAAAACAATCAATGTTAATCTTGTTGAAGATACAAAAGTGCTTAATGAAGTTGTAGTGTTGGGTTATGGAGCCAATACTCGCAAACAGGATTTGTCTGCTTCGGTGGGGGTTATTAACAATACGGATAATTTAGTCACAAGGCCGGTAACTTCTACTGAAAGT
This is a stretch of genomic DNA from uncultured Bacteroides sp.. It encodes these proteins:
- a CDS encoding glycoside hydrolase family 125 protein, whose product is MVAKKYLLLILVSLAGPNSINATKPDNTNLAVKIKNLPTPLYKTNRPPLEKRLFKSVAVEDEIAWVKKNLTNRKLAWMFENCFPNTLETTVHYRMIQGKPDTFVYTGDIHAMWLRDSGAQVWAYLPLINKDAELKKMIEGVIRRQLKCILIDPYANAFNDGPTGEGWVTDITDMSPNVHERKWEIDSLCYPIRLAYEYWKRTGDSSIFDSEWVQAMIRILQTFHEQQRKTGVGPYHFLRETDRAFDTLSNDGLGTPINPVGLIVSSFRPSDDATTFQFLIPSNFFAVSSLRKAAEILSTVNNRNDLAKECTDLAQEVEIALKKYATYDHPKYGTIYAYEVDGFGNHLLMDDANVPSLLAMPYLGLVDVKDTIYQNTRRFVWSKDNPYFFKGVAGEGIGGPHVGYDMVWPMSIMMKAFTSQDDEEIKACIKMLLDTDAGTGFIHESFNKDDASNFTRPWFAWQNTLFGELILKLIKEHKVDLLNSIE